Within the Corynebacterium sp. sy039 genome, the region GAAATTTGGGAAGCGTGAGCTGCACTTAAAACTCCATGTGGCTTGAAAGCGGGGCGCAATGCTCGGATATCGGCAAGGGTAAGACCGGGTCGAATCCCCTCGTCGCGAGTAATGGTTGCTTTCTTGGTTTCGATAGCAACTACTTCATTATCAAACTCGCCAGTTTCCCAGGCTTTATGCGCTCGTTCATGGGAAGAAACTGCCCAAAAATCTCTATCATCAGCGGAAACGGGATAGTGCTCTATATGATTTTCAGTGAGTTCTCCCATCGAAATACCCAGTGCGGCATCGCTGAGACCATCATGTTCCATATGATCAAGCAAAGTAGTGGCGCCATATTTGGTGCCTCGACGTGAGCCGTTAAGCAGGTGTGGTGCTTGGGACATATTCTCCATGCCACCAGCAACTACAACGTGTGCCTCGCCGAGTTTTAGCATACGGGTGGCGTCGATAGCTGCGCTTAAACCAGATAAGCACACTTTATTGACTGTTGTGGTATGTGCGGTAGGGCTAATGCCGGCGCCAAGAGCTGCTTGTTTGGCTGGATTTTGCCCCACACCTGCTTGTAATACTTGCCCCATGATGACGGCGTCAACAAGATGTGGATCAATGGTGCCAAGGGCTGCCTTAATGGCGTGTGCTCCGAGTTCGGTTGCTGGAATAGTGCTTAGACCACCAAGAAGTTTTGCGATAGGGGTGCGAGCCGCACCAACGATAACAATATCCTGATCATTCATATAACCTACAGTACCGCAAAAATGTGACCCGTATCATGTTTTGTGATTGTGTGGGGCAGGGCGCAGTGAGTTTCTGCCTGAGTTTCTATTCGAGCTCCTATGCCCAGTTCCAGACAACCTCGGCGATGGACGTGCTGATCCGCAGAACTCCTGCGCTATGCCAGAGACAATGCGTGCGAGAGTAATAGATTTTTTGTCTATCCCACTCAGCAACAGCATACTAAGCGGGACTAATAATGCCGCTAGTGCTGCCCAAGGCTGAGATAATGGCGTTGAAAAATCATTATCGTAGGAAGCACCAAATGGTGGGAATAGTATGAGCAACACCGCCAATACACCCCAATTGCGTCGAATGATAATGGTGCCAGCAATAGGAATGATTGCGACAAGCGCATAATGGAGCCACACTAAACCTGATAAGGCTGTGCTGCTTATTAATGCAGTGACCGCACATATCTCAAAGAGATGTTGCGTTTTACTGCCACACTGCAGGAGCAACAAACCAAGTAAAACCAGTGCAATACAGAGTTTTATGACTGTAACAGCCACAGGCGTATCAGAAATGACCTGCACAATCGCAGTGAGATTTCTTGTTCCGGCAAAGAGAGAATCAACAGAAGAATTAATCGGCGATACTAACGTTTTTTCATTTATCCAAGACAAAGTATCGAGCCAACTATTCATGACCGCTCGTCCACACCACATATATGTGACGACAATCATGATGGAACTGAAGAACAAAGCACTCACTCCAGCTTTTCGACGTGAGGCAAAACCAAGAAAAACCACAATAATTATTGCTGGTGTTACTTTAATAAGTGCTGCCAGAGCAATATATACACCAGAAGCAATGGGATTTTTCCTACTCAAAACCAGCGATAAGGCAATAAGCGCAAACACAAGAGGAGAAGTTTGCCCTAGATAGATACTTAATTGTCCTGCTGTACTGAGCCATAGAACAGAAGTGCCTGCAACAAGTACCCCAGTAGGGGTTGCCTGTCTGGTCCATAACGATATGGAGCTTGCAGTAAGCAACGCAAAACAGAAACCATTGATACCAGCAATAATGATGACGAACGCACGGAAAGTAATGATTTTTGTCAGCGGTGCAAGCATATACGCAATCAAAGGATGATGAACATAAGGGTGAGCGAGAGCTGCCGCATCAGAAATCAGGAGTGCTTCTCGTTGCCAGTCCTCACCAGTGGCAAGTGCAAAATCCATGGGATCGATAGCATAAAGCGCTGAACTACGTCCTTGATCAACTAATCGCGCAGCAATCCACCATGCGGCCAAATCGTCGCCATGCCCGAAGTTGAGCTGCGCAATAATGGTGAGAACAGTAAAAATGCTACCTACAATCCATACATTTTTCGGAAAAAACTGTATGGGGGGGGAAGCGGTTTTCCGATGATATGGTTTTGGTCGTTCGTATGTCACCTTAAACATTGTAAGCGCATATGACCATATCAGCGTTACGGACATGACTCTGGCATTGAATTGAGCTTGTAGGCTCAATTCACGCATACCAGTACAAAAATTTGTGCCCCAGAGAAGAATCGAACTTCCGACACCGGCTTTAGGAGAGCCGTGCTCTATCCACTGAGCTACTAGGGCAAAATATGTATCACAACCTGTTCAAGGTTACCGTATAAGATACACATATATCCAATGACTAAGCTCATGGGCATTTCATAATAAGGAGTCATCAGGTGCGTACCATTCACGTTATTGGCATTGGCGTAGGCAGTATCGAAATGCTTACTCTCGATGCAATCGAGCACCTACGTCAGTGCGATATTGTGATTGCCCTGGACAAAGGAGAAGCAAAAGCAGATTTGCTTGCTTTACGACGCAACATCGTCGATAAGTTTGCGCCTGAGATAGATATTATTAGTGTGCTCGATCCTGAACGTGATCGAAACCCACAGGACTATACCGCAGAGGTAAAAAAGTGGCATGAGATGCGTGCCCAAAAATTAGCTGAAGCAATTGTTCAGCATTCTGCTGCAACAGCAACCATTGGATTCCTTGTGTGGGGCGATCCTGCGCTCTATGACTCAACCCTGCGCATTATTGATACGATGAAACGCGATTGTGGGCTGGAAGCACAAGTGGTAGTAGTACCTGGGATTACTGCTTTTCAAGCACTGACTGCCGCTCACGCCATCCCCTTAAACCGTATTGGCGAGCCTATTGTGATTAGTACGGCACGTAAATTAGCTACATTATCTGCTCAAGATCGTAGCAACTGTGTGGTCATGCTTGATGGTGCTCATGCTTGGCTTGATTCCTACACTCACCATACCTACATCTGGTGGGGAGCATATTTAGGGTCAAAGCAGCAAATAATACGTGAAGGGTATGTGCATGAGATTGGACAAGAACTTGCTCAGCTCAAAGCACAATTGCGCCGCGAGCATGGGTGGATTATGGATACGTATTTGTTACGCGAGTTATCTTGCTAAAATACGCATCCACAACAGCACAGAAAACCTGGAAAATGTTGGTTAAGCACTTAATTCTTCAAGTTTCTTGCGAACTTCAGAAGCAGCGGGATTAGTGGCAGTGGTGCCATCAGAATACTTAACAGTAGGCACAATGCGATCACCATTATTGACAGATTCTACCCAGGCAGAAGCCTCTGGATCGGCCTCAACGTCGACAAGCGTATAAGGCGTTTCGGTACGGTCAAGAGCTTTGAGTAGGCGTTGGCAGAAGGGGCACCAATCGGCAGCATAAATAGTTATGTGTTCATCAGACATATTGTTAATCCTCTCTGTTGTGAGTTTTTCTCTGCAAGGTTTGGAATTTATAGCGCACAGGAGCGGTGTTGTGAGCGCTTACGGCAGGATGGGTGAGCTTTCCTTTTTCGGAGAGTAACCACCCGGAATCATGCGTGACATGAAAATCAGTAAGCGCAGGTGCATATACTGCTTGTTCCCCTAAAAATGAGCGGAGTTCTACGTCAATAATT harbors:
- a CDS encoding glycosyltransferase family 87 protein encodes the protein MRELSLQAQFNARVMSVTLIWSYALTMFKVTYERPKPYHRKTASPPIQFFPKNVWIVGSIFTVLTIIAQLNFGHGDDLAAWWIAARLVDQGRSSALYAIDPMDFALATGEDWQREALLISDAAALAHPYVHHPLIAYMLAPLTKIITFRAFVIIIAGINGFCFALLTASSISLWTRQATPTGVLVAGTSVLWLSTAGQLSIYLGQTSPLVFALIALSLVLSRKNPIASGVYIALAALIKVTPAIIIVVFLGFASRRKAGVSALFFSSIMIVVTYMWCGRAVMNSWLDTLSWINEKTLVSPINSSVDSLFAGTRNLTAIVQVISDTPVAVTVIKLCIALVLLGLLLLQCGSKTQHLFEICAVTALISSTALSGLVWLHYALVAIIPIAGTIIIRRNWGVLAVLLILFPPFGASYDNDFSTPLSQPWAALAALLVPLSMLLLSGIDKKSITLARIVSGIAQEFCGSARPSPRLSGTGHRSSNRNSGRNSLRPAPHNHKT
- the cobF gene encoding precorrin-6A synthase (deacetylating) codes for the protein MRTIHVIGIGVGSIEMLTLDAIEHLRQCDIVIALDKGEAKADLLALRRNIVDKFAPEIDIISVLDPERDRNPQDYTAEVKKWHEMRAQKLAEAIVQHSAATATIGFLVWGDPALYDSTLRIIDTMKRDCGLEAQVVVVPGITAFQALTAAHAIPLNRIGEPIVISTARKLATLSAQDRSNCVVMLDGAHAWLDSYTHHTYIWWGAYLGSKQQIIREGYVHEIGQELAQLKAQLRREHGWIMDTYLLRELSC
- a CDS encoding mycoredoxin; translation: MSDEHITIYAADWCPFCQRLLKALDRTETPYTLVDVEADPEASAWVESVNNGDRIVPTVKYSDGTTATNPAASEVRKKLEELSA
- a CDS encoding acetyl-CoA C-acyltransferase, with the protein product MNDQDIVIVGAARTPIAKLLGGLSTIPATELGAHAIKAALGTIDPHLVDAVIMGQVLQAGVGQNPAKQAALGAGISPTAHTTTVNKVCLSGLSAAIDATRMLKLGEAHVVVAGGMENMSQAPHLLNGSRRGTKYGATTLLDHMEHDGLSDAALGISMGELTENHIEHYPVSADDRDFWAVSSHERAHKAWETGEFDNEVVAIETKKATITRDEGIRPGLTLADIRALRPAFKPHGVLSAAHASQISDGAAAVVLTTREMATKHGWKILAVVGAPGQTAGPDSSLQHQPATAIKQALERQGWHSHELDLVEINEAFADVTAYSAALLEISVDIVNPHGGALALGHPIGASGARLLVHASHQIAQHKATKAAVALCGGGGQGEALLIYADNQ